The Gloeocapsopsis sp. IPPAS B-1203 genomic interval ATTCCAACTTATGCTGCAACCACATTTTCCCTAGCCGAGACGTCTTCCTTAACTTTAACAAGAAAAAATTTAGCCTCTTCACCGCAAATACTATCTAATCTGTCAGATCTTTTGCCACATCTAGAGAAAGCAAATGTAGTTTATTTAGGAGAAACCCACGACAACCCACAACACCATCAAATGCAGTTAAATATCATTCAATCACTGCACAAGCGACAGCCAAAAATTGCGATCGCGCTTGAAATGTTCCAACGTCCTTACCAACAATTTCTCGATCAGTATATTGCTGGAAAAATTACAGAGCAAGAACTCTTAGAAAAAACCGAATATAATCAGCGTTGGAGTTTTCCGTGGGAACATTATGCTCCAATCCTCCGCTATGCTCAAGCAAACAACTTACCAGTTTTAGCTTTAAACACTCCTTCTGAAATAACTCGCCAAGTTGCTCGTGAAGGATTAGCTAGTCTGACACGGCAACAACGACAATTTATCCCGCCTGCTACAGAGATTCGCACAGATAATGCTGAGTATCGTCAACTGATTCTCGGTGCCTTCGAGCAACATCAACAAGCTGGACACGGTTCAAGTTCGGACTTGGAAAACTTTTTCCTCGCTCAAGTTTTATGGGATGAAACAATGGCAGAAAAAATTGCTCAGTTTCACCAAGCAAATCCTAGCTATCAAGTTATAGTATTAGCAGGACAAGGACATATTATTTATGGTTATGGTATCCCTAGCCGCGTTGTTCGTCGCTTACCTAAAAATATTATTCAAAGCTCTGTTTTATTAAGTCCTCCGGAAGAAAAGGTTAATACTAATAGACCAATCGCGAATTTTATTATTGATTA includes:
- a CDS encoding ChaN family lipoprotein codes for the protein MKRFIKERLLRILVLSLGFVWLYSIPTYAATTFSLAETSSLTLTRKNLASSPQILSNLSDLLPHLEKANVVYLGETHDNPQHHQMQLNIIQSLHKRQPKIAIALEMFQRPYQQFLDQYIAGKITEQELLEKTEYNQRWSFPWEHYAPILRYAQANNLPVLALNTPSEITRQVAREGLASLTRQQRQFIPPATEIRTDNAEYRQLILGAFEQHQQAGHGSSSDLENFFLAQVLWDETMAEKIAQFHQANPSYQVIVLAGQGHIIYGYGIPSRVVRRLPKNIIQSSVLLSPPEEKVNTNRPIANFIIDYPNLQQITP